One Schistocerca nitens isolate TAMUIC-IGC-003100 chromosome 1, iqSchNite1.1, whole genome shotgun sequence DNA segment encodes these proteins:
- the LOC126250831 gene encoding uncharacterized protein LOC126250831: MQISQLAFILLFTGDLHGNFPDLINFEKTLWGLGPTLTPSCFLFLGDYVDRGAYSVEVIAYLFAYKVQNPKRIWLLRGNHEIREVQLRYTFLKEATTKFGETLGKQVWQSVNLAFDALPLAAVIDDREDMPVQMINIRLYLSSVQKLNLTLNISFLSISDSKVFLTSFNKYHPQNFTGKAVF, translated from the exons ATGCAGATTAGTCAGTtagcttttattttattgttcacagGAGACCTTCATGGAAATTTCCCTGATCTTATCAATTTTGAGAAAACATTATGGGGTCTTGGTCCAACACTTACACCAAGTTGTTTCTTATTTCTTGGAGACTATGTTGACAGAGGGGCTTACAGTGTTGAGGTTATAGCTTATCTTTTTGCTTATAAAGTTCAGAATCCAAAGCGGATATGGCTTCTCAGAGGAAATCATGAGATCAGAGAAGTACAATTGAGGTACACATTCCTCAA AGAAGCAACAACAAAATTTGGAGAAACTTTAGGAAAACAAGTGTGGCAATCAGTAAACTTGGCATTTGATGCTTTACCATTAGCTGCTGTTATTGATGACAGG GAAGACATGCCTGTGCAGATGATAAATATACGTTTGTATCTGTCTTCTGTTCAGAAACTGAATCTAACTCTTAACATCTCTTTCCTATCTATCTCAGACTCCAAGGTCTTTCTTACTTCATTCAACAAATATCATCCACAGAACTTTACAGGCAAGGCAGTTTTTTAG